The Humulus lupulus chromosome 3, drHumLupu1.1, whole genome shotgun sequence genome window below encodes:
- the LOC133824498 gene encoding sec14 cytosolic factor isoform X1 translates to MEENQEIVLTQMRKSVEKLGSSIEKHGEPTLMRFLIARSMDPDKAAKMFVQWQKWRASLVPNGSISASEVPDELAAKKLYLQGLSNKGYPVMIVKASNHFHSKDQLQFKKFVVHLLDKTIASSFKGREIGDEKLIGILDLTDISYKNIDARGLITGFQFLQAYYPERLAKCFILNMPWFFVSVWRLVSRFLEKATLEKVVIVTSDDEKRDFIEEVGGETLPEEYGGRAKLRAIQEVELAPLED, encoded by the exons ATGGAGGAAAACCAAGAAATCGTACTGACCCAGATGAGGAAATCGGTGGAGAAGCTTGGTTCTTCTATTGAG AAGCATGGTGAGCCAACACTGATGAGATTCTTAATTGCGAGGTCTATGGACCCAGATAAAGCAGCAAAGATGTTTGTTCAGTGGCAGAAATGGAGGGCTTCGCTTGTTCCAAATGGGTCCATCTCTGCCTCGGAAGTACCAGACGAGTTGGCAGCCAAAAAGCTTTATTTGCAGGGCTTATCAAACAAGGGATACCCAGTGATGATTGTTAAAGCGAGCAACCATTTTCATTCAAAAGACCAACTTCAATTCAAAA AATTTGTGGTCCACCTTCTTGACAAAACAATTGCCAG TTCTTTTAAAGGAAGAGAGATTGGGGATGAAAAGTTGATTGGCATTCTTGATCTGACAGACATCTCATACAAGAACATTGATGCACGTGGACTGATCACGGGATTTCAGTTTCTACAG GCGTACTACCCCGAACGTCTGGCAAAGTGCTTCATTTTAAACATGCCTTGGTTCTTTGTAAGCGTTTGGAGGCTGGTTTCACGCTTCCTTGAGAAGGCGACTCTAGAAAAG GTCGTGATTGTGACCAGTGACGATGAGAAAAGAGATTTCATAGAAGAAGTCGGAGGAGAAACCTTGCCAGAAGAGTATGGCGGACGTGCAAAACTAAGAGCGATCCAAGAGGTAGAATTGGCCCCATTGGAGGATTGA
- the LOC133824498 gene encoding sec14 cytosolic factor isoform X2: MEENQEIVLTQMRKSVEKLGSSIEHGEPTLMRFLIARSMDPDKAAKMFVQWQKWRASLVPNGSISASEVPDELAAKKLYLQGLSNKGYPVMIVKASNHFHSKDQLQFKKFVVHLLDKTIASSFKGREIGDEKLIGILDLTDISYKNIDARGLITGFQFLQAYYPERLAKCFILNMPWFFVSVWRLVSRFLEKATLEKVVIVTSDDEKRDFIEEVGGETLPEEYGGRAKLRAIQEVELAPLED; the protein is encoded by the exons ATGGAGGAAAACCAAGAAATCGTACTGACCCAGATGAGGAAATCGGTGGAGAAGCTTGGTTCTTCTATTGAG CATGGTGAGCCAACACTGATGAGATTCTTAATTGCGAGGTCTATGGACCCAGATAAAGCAGCAAAGATGTTTGTTCAGTGGCAGAAATGGAGGGCTTCGCTTGTTCCAAATGGGTCCATCTCTGCCTCGGAAGTACCAGACGAGTTGGCAGCCAAAAAGCTTTATTTGCAGGGCTTATCAAACAAGGGATACCCAGTGATGATTGTTAAAGCGAGCAACCATTTTCATTCAAAAGACCAACTTCAATTCAAAA AATTTGTGGTCCACCTTCTTGACAAAACAATTGCCAG TTCTTTTAAAGGAAGAGAGATTGGGGATGAAAAGTTGATTGGCATTCTTGATCTGACAGACATCTCATACAAGAACATTGATGCACGTGGACTGATCACGGGATTTCAGTTTCTACAG GCGTACTACCCCGAACGTCTGGCAAAGTGCTTCATTTTAAACATGCCTTGGTTCTTTGTAAGCGTTTGGAGGCTGGTTTCACGCTTCCTTGAGAAGGCGACTCTAGAAAAG GTCGTGATTGTGACCAGTGACGATGAGAAAAGAGATTTCATAGAAGAAGTCGGAGGAGAAACCTTGCCAGAAGAGTATGGCGGACGTGCAAAACTAAGAGCGATCCAAGAGGTAGAATTGGCCCCATTGGAGGATTGA